The Candidatus Kapaibacterium sp. genome includes a region encoding these proteins:
- a CDS encoding glycosyl-4,4'-diaponeurosporenoate acyltransferase produces the protein MLIELPIVWTIIINIVLWFIIHMSFAYIITILPASSINTKLWIYKKRDWEQNGKIYETLFNIKSWKGLLPDGAALFKKGFKKKSMATKDRDYMKLFMIETCRGEFVHWLVILFSPIFFIWNPLWAGCVMIVYALIANLPCILAQRYNRIRFARILADGRN, from the coding sequence ATGCTAATAGAATTGCCAATTGTTTGGACGATAATAATTAATATAGTTTTGTGGTTTATAATTCACATGTCCTTTGCGTATATTATCACAATTTTGCCCGCTTCCTCAATAAATACTAAGCTTTGGATATATAAAAAGCGAGATTGGGAGCAAAATGGTAAAATTTACGAAACTTTATTCAATATAAAAAGCTGGAAAGGGCTGCTCCCGGACGGTGCCGCTTTGTTCAAGAAAGGATTCAAAAAAAAGAGCATGGCAACAAAGGACAGAGACTACATGAAACTTTTTATGATAGAAACCTGTAGGGGAGAGTTTGTTCATTGGCTTGTGATACTTTTTTCGCCCATATTTTTCATATGGAATCCCTTGTGGGCGGGCTGTGTCATGATTGTTTACGCACTCATCGCAAATTTGCCCTGCATCTTAGCCCAGAGATATAATAGAATCAGATTCGCAAGAATACTTGCAGATGGTCGAAATTAA
- a CDS encoding tetratricopeptide repeat protein yields MKNRFIAYFGSHRICTILTLLLILTISGIPLSSCSTARSVRGGKLISSIPESDKSVKSKNIESNEIIAEIDEIGDKEVNHANIKAEKEPMISENVIRQIPTLREQMMAIVEEQKSSSGRLEKIEDNISEIKELIRNMSYDIADVKSDMNILPETGNTRNHASSNAISPSNDNNKTILMPDEVSKPTSKTNSTTKKDILSRAVNETYLEPDETVAPKRNRAQQPSREAEVTESKATVNNIVISDSEELTLGKNLYEKGSYAQALSSFQRALQSETSKTKENEINLNIGKCYYQIGDYDNALAHFSKVINSSNSQFTDHAQLLSADSKLKSGKINEAKGDYRKLIESNPNSPFAPKARKMLQKL; encoded by the coding sequence ATGAAAAACAGATTTATAGCCTATTTCGGAAGCCACAGAATATGCACAATATTGACATTGTTACTAATATTAACCATATCAGGCATTCCCCTATCGTCATGTTCGACTGCCCGAAGTGTCCGAGGTGGAAAATTAATTTCATCTATTCCTGAAAGCGATAAATCTGTCAAATCGAAAAATATCGAATCAAACGAGATAATTGCAGAAATTGACGAAATCGGTGACAAAGAAGTAAACCATGCAAATATCAAGGCTGAAAAGGAACCGATGATTTCTGAAAATGTAATCAGACAAATTCCAACCTTGAGAGAGCAAATGATGGCAATCGTCGAAGAGCAAAAGTCATCAAGCGGCAGATTGGAGAAAATCGAAGACAATATTTCGGAAATCAAGGAATTGATTCGCAATATGAGCTATGACATTGCCGATGTCAAATCTGATATGAATATATTGCCCGAAACCGGAAATACAAGGAATCATGCTAGTTCAAATGCCATTTCTCCGAGTAATGATAACAACAAAACGATTCTAATGCCCGATGAAGTTTCAAAACCCACTTCAAAAACTAATAGCACAACTAAGAAAGATATATTGTCTAGAGCTGTAAATGAAACTTATCTCGAGCCTGACGAGACCGTAGCTCCGAAAAGAAACCGAGCACAGCAACCGAGCAGAGAAGCTGAAGTGACAGAAAGTAAAGCAACGGTGAATAATATCGTGATTTCGGACAGTGAGGAATTAACCTTAGGCAAAAATCTTTACGAAAAAGGTTCCTATGCTCAGGCATTGAGTAGCTTCCAAAGAGCCTTACAAAGCGAAACAAGCAAAACTAAGGAAAATGAAATAAACCTTAATATTGGAAAATGCTACTATCAAATCGGTGATTACGATAACGCACTGGCTCATTTCTCTAAAGTCATAAACTCGAGTAACAGCCAGTTCACGGACCACGCCCAATTACTATCGGCAGACAGCAAATTGAAATCAGGCAAAATCAACGAAGCGAAGGGCGATTACAGAAAATTGATTGAAAGTAACCCAAATAGTCCATTCGCTCCCAAAGCAAGAAAAATGCTTCAAAAACTATAA
- a CDS encoding nucleotidyltransferase domain-containing protein: protein MDNIIRSLEERAKELNCLYSIEEILNSNRSSEEMIFAILAIIPSGLRYPELCMTKITIADKDYTLTDFYETEWCLSSSIKVHNEVFGSLNVYYSQHLPELDEGPFYKEEKKLLKTIAERFAHYLFFTKMKVIFDELSHSNGDNNNHRRPEWEVILDMLKRTDQNLFSILSRKMLNHLYCKGIKESSDMFEKLGSKLDYDLTSSDFLNRPTKKTVLQQSFKLGNEIFEIAAKYFSDNDIMQKIQKWINEEKSHHLVKLLASQNSPLADVADAIRRYHQVNPTYDLGLTPTRQGIIVALIRRFLNDQLEFIDIAKNYLNIQDFYYLLQKMIFPPESHGKLGGKGSGLLLAGKIIEKATEYSNVMSGIKFPKTWYITSDGLMNFMYYNNMEDIIEQKYRDIEEIRQEYPHIMQAFKNSQFSSEILNGLSRALDDFGDNPIIVRSSSLLEDRMGSAFAGKYKSLFLANQGSKQQRLDELVDAIAEVYASTFGPDPIGYRTERGLLDFNEEMGILIQEVVGTKVGKYFFPAFAGVAFSNNEFRWSPRIKREDGLIRMVTGLGTRAVDRISQDFPLLIAPGQPDLKVNQTYQEIVGYSPKHIDVMNLETNSFETIPIKTLLKEVGNKYPMLNEIFSIVEERRRIKRPMGLGIDTRKDDIVVTFENLVHNKKYIEMINAVLLELKSKLGTPVDIEFACDGKDLYLLQCRPQSSSAEAQSAVIPKDVDPKKIIFTANRFVSNGKVPDIAHIVYVDPENYGKTKELEHLNDVAHAVSKLNKLLPKKTFILMGPGRWGTRDDIRLGVKITYSDIHNTAVLIEIAKQKEQYVPDLSFGTHFFQDLVEAGIRYLPLYPGSKDVIFKRDFFMKNENTLTRYLPEFEHLNNVLRVINVRETTGGGILRLLMNADDDFAMALLTDPTTTANYTSGNISYSALKSESSAEEALQWRKRMAESVALKLDPKRFGVKEVYLYGTVFNETATSNSDIDLLVHFDGNEEQYKELKVWFEGWNHCLSQLNYNRSGYSIENFLDITFITDDEIKEQKYYSDLMEPANHTAKKLQLKAYSSS from the coding sequence ATGGATAATATTATCAGAAGCCTTGAAGAACGTGCCAAAGAGCTAAATTGCTTATACTCTATTGAAGAAATTTTGAACTCGAATCGAAGTTCGGAAGAAATGATTTTCGCTATATTAGCCATTATCCCGTCAGGTCTAAGATACCCCGAATTGTGCATGACGAAAATCACAATTGCGGACAAGGATTATACTTTGACCGATTTCTACGAAACTGAATGGTGTCTGAGTTCTTCAATCAAAGTTCATAACGAAGTTTTTGGCAGTCTGAATGTATATTATTCGCAACATTTGCCGGAGTTGGACGAAGGTCCTTTTTATAAAGAAGAGAAAAAATTACTGAAAACTATTGCCGAAAGGTTTGCTCATTATTTGTTCTTCACCAAAATGAAGGTGATTTTCGACGAATTGTCTCATTCAAATGGTGATAACAATAATCACAGACGCCCGGAATGGGAGGTAATCTTGGATATGCTTAAGCGTACCGACCAAAATCTCTTCTCGATTTTATCTCGCAAAATGCTGAACCATCTTTACTGCAAAGGTATCAAAGAATCTTCAGATATGTTTGAAAAGCTCGGCTCGAAATTGGATTATGATTTAACTTCGAGCGATTTTCTTAATCGCCCGACTAAAAAAACTGTACTGCAACAGTCATTCAAGCTCGGCAACGAAATTTTCGAAATTGCTGCAAAGTATTTCAGCGACAATGATATTATGCAAAAAATTCAGAAATGGATAAATGAGGAAAAATCGCATCATCTTGTAAAATTATTAGCAAGCCAAAATTCCCCTTTAGCGGATGTAGCTGATGCTATCAGGCGCTACCATCAGGTCAATCCAACCTATGATTTGGGGCTAACACCCACCAGACAAGGTATAATCGTAGCTCTAATCAGACGATTCCTGAATGACCAACTCGAATTTATTGACATTGCCAAAAATTACCTCAATATTCAAGATTTTTATTATCTGCTCCAAAAGATGATTTTCCCACCGGAAAGTCACGGCAAATTGGGTGGTAAAGGTTCCGGCTTATTGCTTGCCGGGAAAATTATCGAGAAGGCGACTGAGTATTCGAACGTTATGTCGGGAATTAAATTTCCCAAAACATGGTATATTACGTCAGACGGTTTGATGAATTTCATGTACTATAATAATATGGAAGACATCATTGAGCAAAAATATCGTGATATCGAAGAAATTCGCCAAGAATATCCTCATATCATGCAGGCTTTCAAAAACTCGCAGTTTTCATCAGAGATTTTAAACGGACTTTCAAGGGCTTTAGATGATTTTGGAGACAACCCGATTATTGTTCGTAGTTCAAGCCTATTGGAAGACCGCATGGGCTCAGCTTTTGCCGGAAAATACAAATCACTTTTCTTGGCAAATCAAGGCAGCAAGCAACAACGACTCGATGAATTGGTTGACGCAATTGCCGAAGTTTATGCTTCCACTTTCGGACCCGACCCGATTGGTTACAGAACTGAACGTGGATTACTCGATTTCAACGAGGAGATGGGGATTTTGATTCAAGAGGTTGTGGGGACAAAAGTCGGCAAATATTTCTTCCCGGCATTTGCAGGCGTAGCTTTCAGCAATAACGAATTCAGATGGTCGCCCCGAATCAAGCGAGAAGACGGCTTGATTAGGATGGTAACAGGACTTGGAACTCGTGCTGTAGATAGAATCAGCCAAGATTTTCCATTATTGATAGCTCCGGGGCAACCGGATTTGAAAGTAAACCAAACTTATCAGGAAATTGTCGGTTATTCGCCTAAACACATTGATGTTATGAATTTGGAAACAAATTCTTTTGAAACTATTCCAATCAAGACACTATTGAAAGAGGTTGGAAATAAGTATCCTATGTTGAACGAAATATTTTCGATTGTCGAAGAGCGTCGCCGAATCAAAAGACCTATGGGACTTGGAATTGATACCCGTAAAGACGATATAGTTGTGACTTTTGAAAATTTGGTTCACAACAAAAAGTATATCGAAATGATTAATGCGGTTCTGCTCGAACTCAAAAGCAAATTGGGCACACCTGTGGACATCGAATTTGCCTGTGACGGCAAGGATTTATACTTACTGCAATGCCGTCCGCAATCATCTTCAGCAGAAGCCCAATCGGCTGTTATACCGAAAGATGTTGACCCCAAGAAAATTATCTTTACTGCCAACCGATTCGTTTCAAATGGGAAAGTCCCGGACATTGCTCATATTGTTTACGTTGACCCCGAAAATTATGGAAAAACCAAAGAACTTGAACATCTGAACGATGTAGCCCATGCCGTCAGTAAATTGAATAAACTTTTACCCAAAAAGACATTTATACTGATGGGACCCGGTCGTTGGGGTACTCGTGATGATATCAGACTTGGAGTGAAAATCACATATTCGGATATTCACAATACTGCAGTTTTGATTGAAATTGCAAAACAAAAGGAACAGTATGTACCGGATTTATCATTCGGGACACACTTTTTCCAAGATTTGGTTGAAGCGGGTATCAGGTATTTGCCATTATATCCTGGTTCGAAAGATGTGATTTTCAAACGCGATTTCTTCATGAAAAATGAAAACACTCTAACGCGATATTTGCCCGAATTTGAGCATTTAAATAATGTTTTGAGAGTAATCAATGTGCGGGAAACCACAGGTGGCGGTATTTTGAGATTACTTATGAATGCTGATGATGACTTTGCGATGGCATTGTTGACTGACCCGACTACCACTGCTAACTATACATCCGGCAATATTTCCTATTCTGCATTAAAGAGCGAATCCTCTGCCGAAGAAGCTTTGCAATGGCGTAAACGCATGGCTGAAAGCGTCGCTCTAAAGCTTGACCCAAAGCGATTCGGTGTGAAAGAAGTCTATTTGTATGGAACTGTTTTTAATGAAACAGCTACTTCAAACTCCGATATTGATTTATTAGTACATTTCGATGGTAATGAAGAACAATACAAGGAACTAAAAGTTTGGTTCGAAGGTTGGAATCACTGCCTGAGCCAACTGAATTATAACCGTTCGGGATATTCTATCGAAAATTTCCTCGATATTACATTCATTACAGACGATGAAATAAAGGAACAAAAGTATTATTCAGACTTGATGGAACCCGCAAATCATACTGCAAAGAAATTGCAATTGAAAGCATATTCGAGTTCTTAA
- a CDS encoding aldehyde dehydrogenase: protein MKQSYLKYDDINLLLHKQRDFFDSDKTKEISFRIDMLKKLYAIIEKNENRIIDALYSDLHKSITEAYTSEIAYVLKEIENAISSIRKWNKSKKVWTPLINFPAKSYYFYEPYGIALIIAPWNYPFGLTMSPLIGAISAGNCAILKPSEISVHTAELLSDLINNNFPPEYIRVVQGDAEVVKLLINKQINYIFFTGSTVVGREIMKSAAEHLIPLTLELGGKNPCIVDSEIDIDVTARRIIWGKFFNAGQTCIAPDYLLVHNDIKDDFLKSLVKAIDEFHPDVKPDSKDYSHIINEKHFKRICDLMEDGNILVGGQKDESNLFIAPTLITDVDYNSKIMQEEIFGPLLPIIFYENLSDVIRKLKTLPKPLALYFFSKNNKKQDKILAETSSGSVCINGTIHVIMNQKLPFGGVGQSGMGSYHWQAGFETFSHRKTVLRKFFILDFKAMYPPYKTKLSILKKIINRLYIL, encoded by the coding sequence ATGAAGCAAAGCTATTTGAAGTATGATGATATAAACTTATTACTACATAAGCAGAGAGATTTCTTCGATTCGGATAAAACCAAAGAGATTTCTTTCAGAATTGATATGCTCAAAAAGCTTTATGCGATAATCGAAAAGAACGAAAATCGAATTATTGATGCATTGTATTCGGATTTACACAAAAGCATAACGGAGGCTTACACAAGCGAAATAGCTTACGTACTAAAGGAAATTGAGAACGCCATATCTTCGATTCGGAAATGGAACAAATCAAAGAAAGTGTGGACTCCACTAATCAATTTCCCTGCGAAAAGCTATTATTTTTACGAGCCTTATGGCATAGCACTTATAATCGCACCATGGAACTATCCTTTCGGGTTGACCATGAGTCCATTGATTGGTGCAATATCCGCAGGGAATTGTGCGATTCTCAAACCATCTGAAATTTCAGTTCATACAGCGGAGTTATTGTCCGATTTGATAAACAACAATTTCCCGCCCGAGTATATTAGAGTCGTCCAAGGCGATGCTGAAGTAGTTAAGTTATTGATTAATAAGCAAATTAATTATATTTTCTTTACGGGCAGTACGGTAGTCGGCAGAGAAATCATGAAATCAGCAGCCGAACATCTTATTCCGCTTACTCTTGAGCTCGGGGGAAAGAATCCATGCATTGTGGATAGTGAAATTGATATTGATGTAACCGCAAGAAGAATTATTTGGGGTAAATTTTTCAACGCAGGGCAAACTTGCATCGCACCCGATTATTTGTTAGTACATAATGATATAAAAGATGATTTTCTGAAAAGTTTGGTCAAAGCTATCGATGAATTTCATCCTGATGTGAAACCCGACAGTAAAGACTATTCGCATATAATTAACGAAAAGCATTTTAAAAGAATTTGCGACCTTATGGAAGACGGAAATATTTTGGTTGGTGGGCAAAAAGACGAAAGCAATTTATTTATTGCCCCGACTTTAATTACCGATGTTGACTATAATTCCAAGATAATGCAAGAGGAAATATTCGGACCACTTTTGCCAATAATATTCTATGAAAATTTATCGGATGTAATTCGTAAATTAAAAACGCTTCCAAAGCCATTGGCTTTGTACTTTTTTTCCAAAAATAATAAAAAACAAGACAAAATATTAGCCGAAACTTCGTCCGGTTCAGTATGTATCAATGGCACAATCCATGTAATCATGAATCAGAAGCTCCCATTTGGCGGAGTGGGGCAAAGTGGAATGGGCTCATATCACTGGCAAGCAGGTTTTGAAACATTCAGCCACCGGAAAACTGTTCTGAGGAAATTCTTCATATTGGATTTCAAAGCAATGTATCCTCCTTATAAAACAAAATTGAGCATATTGAAAAAAATAATTAATAGATTATATATTTTATAA
- the crtI gene encoding phytoene desaturase family protein yields MSENSTKKKVIIIGAGLGGISAAIMLKINGYDVEIFEKNEKIGGKLNTIRENGYTFDLGPSILTLPQYFKVLFEASGRDMSDYIPIQEVRPHWRNFFEDGTVIDLDPDMEVMKKELDKLGPDAYSDFRKFMDYSEKQYDILAPGYFDSGLDSTFDFMKFYDFSAVFKIDFFRTMHGRIAKIIKNPYLIDIFDYFIKYVGSSAYNAPGFMNLMPTIQFRYGLWYVPGGMYNIALGFKKYMDELGIKVHFNSEVSKIVTDQNKVNAIEVNGETHHADIIVSNMEVIPAYKDLLNEDDKFLGKMDRYEPSCSGLVLDIGLDIQYPQLAHHNFLYSQHQKEHFDLVFNKKMMPTDPTIYLVDSSKSDPSVAPPNCSGLKILPHIPYINKENPYTMEDYIKLKDTILIKLERMGLTDLRKHIVYEHLLTPIDIEKMYNSNKGSIYGVVSDFKKNFAFKLPKKSKKYSNLYFTGGTVNPGAGMPMVLLCGQNVCKAIIEDEKKNGN; encoded by the coding sequence ATGTCAGAAAATAGTACAAAAAAGAAAGTCATAATAATTGGCGCCGGCTTGGGAGGGATTTCTGCAGCTATTATGTTGAAAATTAATGGCTATGATGTAGAAATATTTGAAAAAAATGAGAAAATCGGTGGAAAACTCAATACAATTCGAGAGAATGGTTATACATTCGATTTGGGTCCCTCGATTCTTACTTTACCGCAATATTTCAAAGTATTGTTTGAAGCTTCCGGCAGAGATATGAGTGATTACATTCCCATCCAAGAAGTCAGACCACATTGGAGAAATTTCTTCGAAGACGGCACAGTAATAGACTTAGACCCCGATATGGAAGTAATGAAAAAAGAGCTTGACAAACTCGGTCCTGATGCATACTCAGACTTCCGAAAGTTTATGGATTATTCGGAAAAACAATATGATATACTAGCTCCTGGATATTTCGACAGCGGACTCGATTCAACTTTCGACTTTATGAAATTCTACGATTTTTCAGCCGTTTTCAAGATAGATTTTTTCAGAACGATGCATGGCAGAATTGCCAAAATAATTAAAAACCCATATTTAATTGATATTTTTGATTATTTTATTAAATATGTAGGGTCATCTGCATATAATGCACCGGGATTTATGAATTTAATGCCAACAATCCAGTTCAGATATGGCTTGTGGTATGTACCCGGAGGAATGTATAACATTGCATTGGGCTTCAAAAAATATATGGATGAGCTTGGAATTAAAGTTCATTTTAATTCTGAGGTTTCTAAAATAGTGACTGACCAAAACAAGGTGAACGCAATCGAGGTGAATGGCGAAACGCATCATGCCGATATTATCGTTTCAAATATGGAAGTTATCCCTGCTTACAAAGATTTGCTAAATGAAGATGATAAATTTCTGGGTAAAATGGATAGATACGAGCCGTCTTGCTCCGGGCTTGTGCTTGACATCGGGCTCGATATTCAGTATCCACAGCTTGCTCATCATAATTTCTTGTATTCGCAACACCAAAAAGAGCATTTTGATTTAGTTTTTAATAAAAAAATGATGCCTACTGACCCAACAATTTATTTGGTGGATAGTTCTAAATCTGATCCAAGCGTGGCTCCGCCGAATTGTTCCGGATTGAAAATTCTCCCACATATTCCATATATCAACAAGGAAAATCCTTATACGATGGAAGATTATATTAAATTAAAAGACACAATTCTTATTAAACTTGAACGAATGGGGTTGACAGACCTTCGTAAACATATAGTATATGAGCATTTACTCACTCCAATTGATATTGAAAAAATGTATAATTCAAACAAAGGCTCAATTTACGGAGTCGTTTCCGATTTCAAAAAGAATTTTGCTTTTAAATTACCTAAAAAAAGCAAAAAATATTCAAATCTGTACTTTACGGGCGGCACAGTAAATCCCGGAGCCGGAATGCCAATGGTTTTACTTTGCGGGCAAAACGTTTGCAAAGCAATTATCGAGGATGAGAAAAAGAATGGAAATTAA
- a CDS encoding glycosyltransferase — MEINSIILLAIAIPSFLCGFYFLYRIKLCRDYNLNSSNQKIAIIIPARNEEHNIGNLLSSINNQTYKVDEVIVVNDSSTDKTKEVAESLGAIVLESDQLPEGWKGKPWACWQGSQFSSADIFIFLDADTIIEPDGLKKIVESYLFELQESENTNGVVMSIAPFHKIEKLYEEFSAIFNIIMVGSMNAFTPFKSNQPTGLYGQSLIISKKNYFEIEGHSSVKNKILENVFMAQKFREKGTRLVCLGGKGSLSFRMYPDGFRALIDGWTKAFASGAGQASLSALLTSILWISAGFMISIKLLFDLFAGDSVILWLLLYVAYSLQTYWMLRRLGSFSFLTALLFPVNLVFYVIVFSRSLYYLISKKSINWKSRNVNS; from the coding sequence ATGGAAATTAATTCTATAATTTTACTCGCAATAGCAATTCCATCGTTTCTGTGCGGATTCTACTTTCTGTACAGAATCAAGCTATGCAGAGATTATAATTTGAATTCTTCTAATCAAAAAATTGCTATAATTATTCCTGCTCGAAATGAAGAACATAATATCGGAAATTTGTTAAGTTCTATAAATAATCAAACTTATAAAGTTGACGAAGTGATTGTGGTAAATGACAGCTCGACTGATAAAACGAAAGAAGTTGCGGAAAGCTTGGGGGCAATAGTGTTGGAGTCCGACCAATTGCCGGAAGGATGGAAGGGTAAACCCTGGGCTTGCTGGCAAGGGTCGCAATTTTCATCTGCCGATATTTTTATTTTCCTTGATGCAGATACCATTATCGAGCCTGATGGATTGAAAAAAATCGTTGAGTCATATTTATTTGAGCTACAAGAATCCGAAAATACGAATGGAGTTGTAATGTCAATAGCACCTTTCCACAAAATTGAAAAGCTCTACGAGGAATTTTCTGCAATATTTAATATCATAATGGTCGGCTCTATGAATGCATTTACACCGTTTAAAAGTAATCAGCCAACCGGATTGTACGGTCAATCACTCATTATCAGTAAAAAGAATTATTTTGAAATTGAGGGGCACTCCTCAGTGAAAAATAAAATACTCGAAAATGTTTTTATGGCTCAGAAATTCCGAGAAAAGGGTACGCGATTGGTTTGCTTGGGTGGCAAAGGCTCGCTATCGTTCAGAATGTATCCCGACGGGTTCAGAGCATTGATTGACGGTTGGACAAAAGCATTTGCCTCGGGTGCAGGTCAAGCCTCGTTATCAGCTTTATTGACCAGCATATTATGGATTTCAGCCGGATTTATGATAAGCATAAAACTACTTTTCGACTTATTTGCTGGCGATTCAGTCATTTTGTGGCTCCTTTTATACGTTGCATATTCACTTCAAACTTATTGGATGCTACGACGTTTGGGTAGCTTTAGTTTCCTGACGGCATTGCTTTTTCCGGTTAATTTAGTCTTTTATGTAATTGTTTTTTCACGCTCATTGTATTATCTGATTTCCAAAAAGTCAATTAATTGGAAATCGAGAAATGTAAATTCATGA
- a CDS encoding Glu/Leu/Phe/Val dehydrogenase, with translation MSEGSFNPFNMAQHQFDAIAEQLQLDEATRDLLRNVDREFHFNIPIRMDDGSYKVFKGFRCQHNDARGPAKGGIRFHPQETIDTVRALSMWMTWKTAVVDIPLGGGKGGVICDPRNLSLREQEAICRGWIRQVAKNVGPLQDVPAPDVMTNGQHMLWMLDEYERMVGYKAPGLITGKPLGMGGSLGRTEATGYGVIYTVREALKEMNIDIRNTTASFQGFGNVSQYAINLYTQYGGKAIAVSSWDNIEKKAYTYRKMSGLYLQELLDITNRFGEIDRQKAIELGYEVLPGDAWIEQEVDILIPAALENQINAETVNRIAPTVKMISEGANGPTTPDADKVIYERGIWMIPDFLANAGGVTCSYFEQVQCNQNYFWTKQEVLEKLDSKMTHAYHAVADLARERNIYMRDAAYLISVSRVAEACKLRGWV, from the coding sequence ATGTCAGAAGGATCATTCAATCCCTTCAATATGGCGCAACATCAGTTCGACGCCATAGCTGAACAACTTCAGTTAGATGAAGCAACCCGCGATTTATTAAGAAATGTTGACAGAGAGTTCCATTTTAACATTCCAATCAGAATGGATGACGGCTCTTACAAGGTATTCAAAGGCTTTCGTTGCCAACACAACGATGCTCGCGGACCTGCAAAAGGCGGCATCAGATTCCATCCACAAGAAACTATTGATACTGTGAGAGCATTGTCAATGTGGATGACTTGGAAAACTGCCGTTGTTGATATACCATTGGGCGGCGGTAAGGGTGGCGTAATATGCGACCCACGCAACCTCTCACTACGCGAACAAGAAGCAATTTGCCGCGGTTGGATTCGCCAAGTTGCCAAAAATGTTGGTCCATTGCAAGATGTTCCGGCACCTGACGTAATGACAAACGGGCAGCACATGCTTTGGATGTTAGACGAATACGAAAGAATGGTCGGCTACAAAGCTCCCGGTTTGATTACAGGTAAGCCTTTGGGTATGGGCGGTTCTTTGGGTAGAACCGAAGCTACAGGATATGGTGTGATTTATACTGTCCGTGAAGCTTTGAAAGAAATGAACATTGATATTAGAAACACTACAGCATCTTTCCAAGGATTTGGTAATGTAAGCCAATACGCTATTAACCTCTATACTCAATATGGCGGCAAAGCAATCGCCGTTTCGAGTTGGGACAATATCGAAAAGAAAGCATATACTTATCGCAAAATGTCAGGGCTATATTTGCAAGAATTGCTCGACATCACAAATCGTTTTGGCGAAATTGACCGCCAAAAAGCTATTGAATTGGGCTACGAAGTTCTTCCCGGCGATGCATGGATTGAACAAGAAGTTGATATATTGATTCCAGCTGCATTGGAAAATCAAATTAATGCTGAAACAGTTAACCGAATAGCACCTACAGTTAAAATGATTTCCGAAGGTGCAAACGGACCTACAACTCCCGACGCCGACAAAGTAATTTACGAACGCGGCATTTGGATGATTCCTGACTTTTTGGCTAATGCAGGTGGCGTAACATGTTCGTATTTTGAACAAGTACAATGCAACCAAAATTATTTCTGGACAAAACAAGAAGTTTTGGAAAAATTAGACAGCAAGATGACACACGCTTATCATGCAGTAGCAGATTTGGCTCGCGAACGCAATATCTACATGCGCGACGCTGCTTATTTGATTTCAGTTTCAAGAGTTGCCGAAGCATGCAAATTAAGAGGCTGGGTCTAA